The following coding sequences lie in one Hippopotamus amphibius kiboko isolate mHipAmp2 chromosome 17, mHipAmp2.hap2, whole genome shotgun sequence genomic window:
- the DLG4 gene encoding disks large homolog 4 isoform X5 produces MDCLCIVTTKANSPPVIVNTDTLEAPGYVNGTEGEMEYEEITLERGNSGLGFSIAGGTDNPHIGDDPSIFITKIIPGGAAAQDGRLRVNDSILFVNEVDVREVTHSAAVEALKEAGSIVRLYVMRRKPPAEKLMEIKLIKGPKGLGFSIAGGVGNQHIPGDNSIYVTKIIEGGAAHKDGRLQIGDKILAVNSVGLEDVMHEDAVAALKNTYDVVYLKVAKPSNAYLSDSYAPPDITTSYSQHLDNEISHSSYLGTDYPTAMTPTSPRRYSPVAKDLLGEEDIPREPRRIVIHRGSTGLGFNIVGGEDGEGIFISFILAGGPADLSGELRKGDQILSVNGVDLRNASHEQAAIALKNAGQTVTIIAQYKPEEYSRFEAKIHDLREQLMNSSLGSGTASLRSNPKRGFYIRALFDYDKTKDCGFLSQALSFRFGDVLHVIDASDEEWWQARRVHSDSETDDIGFIPSKRRVERREWSRLKAKDWGSSSGSQGREDSVLSYETVTQMEVHYARPIIILGPAKDRANDDLLSEFPDKFGSCVPHTTRPKREYEIDGRDYHFVSSREKMEKDIQAHKFIEAGQYNSHLYGTSVQSVREVAEQGKHCILDVSANAVRRLQAAHLHPIAIFIRPRSLENVLEINKRITEEQARKAFDRATKLEQEFTECFSAIVEGDSFEEIYHKVKRVIEDLSGPYIWVPARERL; encoded by the exons ATGGACTGTCTCTGTATAGTGACAACCAAG GCCAATTCTCCCCCTGTGATTGTCAACACAGATACCCTAGAAGCCCCGGGATAT GTGAACGGGACGGAGGGGGAAATGGAATACGAGGAGATCACGTTGGAAAGG GGTAACTCAGGTCTGGGCTTCAGCATCGCAGGTGGCACTGATAACCCACACATCGGTGACGACCCATCCATTTTCATCACCAAGATCATTCCCGGTGGGGCTGCGGCTCAGGATGGCCGTCTCAG GGTCAACGACAGCATCTTGTTTGTAAATGAAGTGGATGTACGGGAGGTGACCCACTCAGCCGCAGTGGAGGCCCTCAAAGAGGCGGGCTCCATTGTCCGCCTCTACGTCATGCGCCGGAAGCCCCCAGCTGAGAAGCTCATGGAGATCAAGCTCATCAAGGGGCCTAAAG GTCTTGGCTTCAGCATCGCCGGAGGCGTAGGGAACCAGCACATTCCCGGAGATAATAGCATCTATGTAACCAAGATTATTGAAGGGGGTGCTGCCCACAAGGATGGGAGGTTGCAGATTGGAGACAAGATCCTGGCG GTCAACAGTGTGGGGCTGGAGGACGTCATGCATGAGGATGCGGTGGCAGCCCTGAAGAACACGTATGATGTTGTCTACCTAAAGGTGGCCAAGCCCAGCAATGCCTACCTGAGTGACAGCTATGCTCCCCCAGACATCACAACCT CTTATTCCCAGCACCTGGACAACGAGATAAGTCACAGCAGCTACCTGGGCACCGACTACCCCACAGCCatgacccccacctcccctcGGCGCTACTCCCCAGTGGCCAAGGACCTGCTCGGGGAGGAAGACATCCCCCGAGAACCGAGGCGGATCGTCATCCACCGGGGCTCCACGGGCCTGGGCTTCAACATCGTGGGTGGCGAGGATGGGGAAGGCATCTTCATCTCCTTCATCCTGGCCGGGGGCCCTGCGGACCTCAGCGGGGAGCTGCGGAAGGGGGACCAGATCCTCTCG GTCAATGGTGTTGACCTCCGCAATGCCAGCCACGAGCAGGCTGCCATTGCCCTGAAGAATGCGGGGCAGACAGTCACGATCATCGCTCAGTATAAACCGGAAG AGTACAGCCGGTTTGAGGCCAAGATCCATGACCTTCGGGAACAGCTCATGAACAGCAGCCTGGGCTCAGGGACTGCTTCCCTGCGGAGCAACCCCAAAAGGGGTTTCTACATCAG GGCCCTGTTTGACTACGACAAGACCAAGGACTGCGGCTTCCTGAGCCAGGCCCTGAGCTTCCGCTTTGGGGACGTGCTGCATGTCATCGACGCCAGTGATGAGGAGTGGTGGCAGGCGCGGCGGGTCCACTCTGACAGCGAGACCGATGACATCGGCTTTATCCCCAGCAAACGGCG GGTTGAACGACGGGAGTGGTCAAGATTAAAGGCCAAG GACTGGGGCTCCAGCTCTGGATCGCAGG gtCGAGAAGACTCGGTTCTGAGCTACGAGACAGTGACGCAGATGGAAG TGCACTACGCTCGCCCCATCATCATCCTCGGGCCCGCCAAGGACCGCGCCAACGACGACCTGCTCTCCGAGTTCCCCGACAAGTTCGGATCCTGTGTTCCCC ATACCACACGGCCTAAGCGGGAGTATGAGATCGATGGCCGGGATTACCACTTTGTGTCGTCCCGGGAGAAAATGGAGAAGGACATTCAGGCGCACAAGTTCATCGAGGCCGGCCAGTACAACAGCCACCTGTATGGAACCAGCGTCCAGTCCGTGCGCGAGGTGGCCGAGCAG GGGAAGCACTGCATCCTCGATGTCTCGGCCAATGCCGTGCGGCGGCTGCAGGCGGCCCACCTGCACCCTATCGCCATCTTCATCCGCCCCCGCTCCCTGGAGAATGTGCT AGAGATTAATAAGCGGATCACAGAGGAGCAAGCCCGCAAAGCCTTCGACAGAGCCACCAAGCTGGAGCAGGAGTTCACAGAGTGCTTCTCAG CCATCGTGGAGGGCGACAGCTTTGAGGAGATCTACCACAAGGTGAAGCGCGTCATCGAGGACCTCTCAGGCCCCTACATCTGGGTCCCAGCCCGAGAGAGACTCTGA
- the DLG4 gene encoding disks large homolog 4 isoform X4, with amino-acid sequence MDCLCIVTTKKYRYQDEDTPPLEHSPAHLPNQANSPPVIVNTDTLEAPGYVNGTEGEMEYEEITLERGNSGLGFSIAGGTDNPHIGDDPSIFITKIIPGGAAAQDGRLRVNDSILFVNEVDVREVTHSAAVEALKEAGSIVRLYVMRRKPPAEKLMEIKLIKGPKGLGFSIAGGVGNQHIPGDNSIYVTKIIEGGAAHKDGRLQIGDKILAVNSVGLEDVMHEDAVAALKNTYDVVYLKVAKPSNAYLSDSYAPPDITTSYSQHLDNEISHSSYLGTDYPTAMTPTSPRRYSPVAKDLLGEEDIPREPRRIVIHRGSTGLGFNIVGGEDGEGIFISFILAGGPADLSGELRKGDQILSVNGVDLRNASHEQAAIALKNAGQTVTIIAQYKPEEYSRFEAKIHDLREQLMNSSLGSGTASLRSNPKRGFYIRALFDYDKTKDCGFLSQALSFRFGDVLHVIDASDEEWWQARRVHSDSETDDIGFIPSKRRVERREWSRLKAKDWGSSSGSQGREDSVLSYETVTQMEVHYARPIIILGPAKDRANDDLLSEFPDKFGSCVPHTTRPKREYEIDGRDYHFVSSREKMEKDIQAHKFIEAGQYNSHLYGTSVQSVREVAEQGKHCILDVSANAVRRLQAAHLHPIAIFIRPRSLENVLEINKRITEEQARKAFDRATKLEQEFTECFSAIVEGDSFEEIYHKVKRVIEDLSGPYIWVPARERL; translated from the exons ATGGACTGTCTCTGTATAGTGACAACCAAG AAATACCGCTACCAAGATGAAGACACGCCCCCTCTGGAGCACAGCCCGGCCCACCTCCCCAACCAG GCCAATTCTCCCCCTGTGATTGTCAACACAGATACCCTAGAAGCCCCGGGATAT GTGAACGGGACGGAGGGGGAAATGGAATACGAGGAGATCACGTTGGAAAGG GGTAACTCAGGTCTGGGCTTCAGCATCGCAGGTGGCACTGATAACCCACACATCGGTGACGACCCATCCATTTTCATCACCAAGATCATTCCCGGTGGGGCTGCGGCTCAGGATGGCCGTCTCAG GGTCAACGACAGCATCTTGTTTGTAAATGAAGTGGATGTACGGGAGGTGACCCACTCAGCCGCAGTGGAGGCCCTCAAAGAGGCGGGCTCCATTGTCCGCCTCTACGTCATGCGCCGGAAGCCCCCAGCTGAGAAGCTCATGGAGATCAAGCTCATCAAGGGGCCTAAAG GTCTTGGCTTCAGCATCGCCGGAGGCGTAGGGAACCAGCACATTCCCGGAGATAATAGCATCTATGTAACCAAGATTATTGAAGGGGGTGCTGCCCACAAGGATGGGAGGTTGCAGATTGGAGACAAGATCCTGGCG GTCAACAGTGTGGGGCTGGAGGACGTCATGCATGAGGATGCGGTGGCAGCCCTGAAGAACACGTATGATGTTGTCTACCTAAAGGTGGCCAAGCCCAGCAATGCCTACCTGAGTGACAGCTATGCTCCCCCAGACATCACAACCT CTTATTCCCAGCACCTGGACAACGAGATAAGTCACAGCAGCTACCTGGGCACCGACTACCCCACAGCCatgacccccacctcccctcGGCGCTACTCCCCAGTGGCCAAGGACCTGCTCGGGGAGGAAGACATCCCCCGAGAACCGAGGCGGATCGTCATCCACCGGGGCTCCACGGGCCTGGGCTTCAACATCGTGGGTGGCGAGGATGGGGAAGGCATCTTCATCTCCTTCATCCTGGCCGGGGGCCCTGCGGACCTCAGCGGGGAGCTGCGGAAGGGGGACCAGATCCTCTCG GTCAATGGTGTTGACCTCCGCAATGCCAGCCACGAGCAGGCTGCCATTGCCCTGAAGAATGCGGGGCAGACAGTCACGATCATCGCTCAGTATAAACCGGAAG AGTACAGCCGGTTTGAGGCCAAGATCCATGACCTTCGGGAACAGCTCATGAACAGCAGCCTGGGCTCAGGGACTGCTTCCCTGCGGAGCAACCCCAAAAGGGGTTTCTACATCAG GGCCCTGTTTGACTACGACAAGACCAAGGACTGCGGCTTCCTGAGCCAGGCCCTGAGCTTCCGCTTTGGGGACGTGCTGCATGTCATCGACGCCAGTGATGAGGAGTGGTGGCAGGCGCGGCGGGTCCACTCTGACAGCGAGACCGATGACATCGGCTTTATCCCCAGCAAACGGCG GGTTGAACGACGGGAGTGGTCAAGATTAAAGGCCAAG GACTGGGGCTCCAGCTCTGGATCGCAGG gtCGAGAAGACTCGGTTCTGAGCTACGAGACAGTGACGCAGATGGAAG TGCACTACGCTCGCCCCATCATCATCCTCGGGCCCGCCAAGGACCGCGCCAACGACGACCTGCTCTCCGAGTTCCCCGACAAGTTCGGATCCTGTGTTCCCC ATACCACACGGCCTAAGCGGGAGTATGAGATCGATGGCCGGGATTACCACTTTGTGTCGTCCCGGGAGAAAATGGAGAAGGACATTCAGGCGCACAAGTTCATCGAGGCCGGCCAGTACAACAGCCACCTGTATGGAACCAGCGTCCAGTCCGTGCGCGAGGTGGCCGAGCAG GGGAAGCACTGCATCCTCGATGTCTCGGCCAATGCCGTGCGGCGGCTGCAGGCGGCCCACCTGCACCCTATCGCCATCTTCATCCGCCCCCGCTCCCTGGAGAATGTGCT AGAGATTAATAAGCGGATCACAGAGGAGCAAGCCCGCAAAGCCTTCGACAGAGCCACCAAGCTGGAGCAGGAGTTCACAGAGTGCTTCTCAG CCATCGTGGAGGGCGACAGCTTTGAGGAGATCTACCACAAGGTGAAGCGCGTCATCGAGGACCTCTCAGGCCCCTACATCTGGGTCCCAGCCCGAGAGAGACTCTGA
- the DLG4 gene encoding disks large homolog 4 isoform X1, with translation MDCLCIVTTKKYRYQDEDTPPLEHSPAHLPNQVNAPELVHVAERNLSHLEAVQGVVGHAHFSPLKANSPPVIVNTDTLEAPGYELQVNGTEGEMEYEEITLERGNSGLGFSIAGGTDNPHIGDDPSIFITKIIPGGAAAQDGRLRVNDSILFVNEVDVREVTHSAAVEALKEAGSIVRLYVMRRKPPAEKLMEIKLIKGPKGLGFSIAGGVGNQHIPGDNSIYVTKIIEGGAAHKDGRLQIGDKILAVNSVGLEDVMHEDAVAALKNTYDVVYLKVAKPSNAYLSDSYAPPDITTSYSQHLDNEISHSSYLGTDYPTAMTPTSPRRYSPVAKDLLGEEDIPREPRRIVIHRGSTGLGFNIVGGEDGEGIFISFILAGGPADLSGELRKGDQILSVNGVDLRNASHEQAAIALKNAGQTVTIIAQYKPEEYSRFEAKIHDLREQLMNSSLGSGTASLRSNPKRGFYIRALFDYDKTKDCGFLSQALSFRFGDVLHVIDASDEEWWQARRVHSDSETDDIGFIPSKRRVERREWSRLKAKDWGSSSGSQGREDSVLSYETVTQMEVHYARPIIILGPAKDRANDDLLSEFPDKFGSCVPHTTRPKREYEIDGRDYHFVSSREKMEKDIQAHKFIEAGQYNSHLYGTSVQSVREVAEQGKHCILDVSANAVRRLQAAHLHPIAIFIRPRSLENVLEINKRITEEQARKAFDRATKLEQEFTECFSAIVEGDSFEEIYHKVKRVIEDLSGPYIWVPARERL, from the exons ATGGACTGTCTCTGTATAGTGACAACCAAG AAATACCGCTACCAAGATGAAGACACGCCCCCTCTGGAGCACAGCCCGGCCCACCTCCCCAACCAGGTAAACGCCCCCGAGCTGGTGCACGTGGCGGAGAGGAACTTGTCCCACCTCGAGGCCGTCCAAGGGGTCGTGGGCCACGCCCACTTCTCCCCCCTCAAG GCCAATTCTCCCCCTGTGATTGTCAACACAGATACCCTAGAAGCCCCGGGATAT GAGTTGCAGGTGAACGGGACGGAGGGGGAAATGGAATACGAGGAGATCACGTTGGAAAGG GGTAACTCAGGTCTGGGCTTCAGCATCGCAGGTGGCACTGATAACCCACACATCGGTGACGACCCATCCATTTTCATCACCAAGATCATTCCCGGTGGGGCTGCGGCTCAGGATGGCCGTCTCAG GGTCAACGACAGCATCTTGTTTGTAAATGAAGTGGATGTACGGGAGGTGACCCACTCAGCCGCAGTGGAGGCCCTCAAAGAGGCGGGCTCCATTGTCCGCCTCTACGTCATGCGCCGGAAGCCCCCAGCTGAGAAGCTCATGGAGATCAAGCTCATCAAGGGGCCTAAAG GTCTTGGCTTCAGCATCGCCGGAGGCGTAGGGAACCAGCACATTCCCGGAGATAATAGCATCTATGTAACCAAGATTATTGAAGGGGGTGCTGCCCACAAGGATGGGAGGTTGCAGATTGGAGACAAGATCCTGGCG GTCAACAGTGTGGGGCTGGAGGACGTCATGCATGAGGATGCGGTGGCAGCCCTGAAGAACACGTATGATGTTGTCTACCTAAAGGTGGCCAAGCCCAGCAATGCCTACCTGAGTGACAGCTATGCTCCCCCAGACATCACAACCT CTTATTCCCAGCACCTGGACAACGAGATAAGTCACAGCAGCTACCTGGGCACCGACTACCCCACAGCCatgacccccacctcccctcGGCGCTACTCCCCAGTGGCCAAGGACCTGCTCGGGGAGGAAGACATCCCCCGAGAACCGAGGCGGATCGTCATCCACCGGGGCTCCACGGGCCTGGGCTTCAACATCGTGGGTGGCGAGGATGGGGAAGGCATCTTCATCTCCTTCATCCTGGCCGGGGGCCCTGCGGACCTCAGCGGGGAGCTGCGGAAGGGGGACCAGATCCTCTCG GTCAATGGTGTTGACCTCCGCAATGCCAGCCACGAGCAGGCTGCCATTGCCCTGAAGAATGCGGGGCAGACAGTCACGATCATCGCTCAGTATAAACCGGAAG AGTACAGCCGGTTTGAGGCCAAGATCCATGACCTTCGGGAACAGCTCATGAACAGCAGCCTGGGCTCAGGGACTGCTTCCCTGCGGAGCAACCCCAAAAGGGGTTTCTACATCAG GGCCCTGTTTGACTACGACAAGACCAAGGACTGCGGCTTCCTGAGCCAGGCCCTGAGCTTCCGCTTTGGGGACGTGCTGCATGTCATCGACGCCAGTGATGAGGAGTGGTGGCAGGCGCGGCGGGTCCACTCTGACAGCGAGACCGATGACATCGGCTTTATCCCCAGCAAACGGCG GGTTGAACGACGGGAGTGGTCAAGATTAAAGGCCAAG GACTGGGGCTCCAGCTCTGGATCGCAGG gtCGAGAAGACTCGGTTCTGAGCTACGAGACAGTGACGCAGATGGAAG TGCACTACGCTCGCCCCATCATCATCCTCGGGCCCGCCAAGGACCGCGCCAACGACGACCTGCTCTCCGAGTTCCCCGACAAGTTCGGATCCTGTGTTCCCC ATACCACACGGCCTAAGCGGGAGTATGAGATCGATGGCCGGGATTACCACTTTGTGTCGTCCCGGGAGAAAATGGAGAAGGACATTCAGGCGCACAAGTTCATCGAGGCCGGCCAGTACAACAGCCACCTGTATGGAACCAGCGTCCAGTCCGTGCGCGAGGTGGCCGAGCAG GGGAAGCACTGCATCCTCGATGTCTCGGCCAATGCCGTGCGGCGGCTGCAGGCGGCCCACCTGCACCCTATCGCCATCTTCATCCGCCCCCGCTCCCTGGAGAATGTGCT AGAGATTAATAAGCGGATCACAGAGGAGCAAGCCCGCAAAGCCTTCGACAGAGCCACCAAGCTGGAGCAGGAGTTCACAGAGTGCTTCTCAG CCATCGTGGAGGGCGACAGCTTTGAGGAGATCTACCACAAGGTGAAGCGCGTCATCGAGGACCTCTCAGGCCCCTACATCTGGGTCCCAGCCCGAGAGAGACTCTGA
- the DLG4 gene encoding disks large homolog 4 isoform X3 translates to MDCLCIVTTKKYRYQDEDTPPLEHSPAHLPNQANSPPVIVNTDTLEAPGYELQVNGTEGEMEYEEITLERGNSGLGFSIAGGTDNPHIGDDPSIFITKIIPGGAAAQDGRLRVNDSILFVNEVDVREVTHSAAVEALKEAGSIVRLYVMRRKPPAEKLMEIKLIKGPKGLGFSIAGGVGNQHIPGDNSIYVTKIIEGGAAHKDGRLQIGDKILAVNSVGLEDVMHEDAVAALKNTYDVVYLKVAKPSNAYLSDSYAPPDITTSYSQHLDNEISHSSYLGTDYPTAMTPTSPRRYSPVAKDLLGEEDIPREPRRIVIHRGSTGLGFNIVGGEDGEGIFISFILAGGPADLSGELRKGDQILSVNGVDLRNASHEQAAIALKNAGQTVTIIAQYKPEEYSRFEAKIHDLREQLMNSSLGSGTASLRSNPKRGFYIRALFDYDKTKDCGFLSQALSFRFGDVLHVIDASDEEWWQARRVHSDSETDDIGFIPSKRRVERREWSRLKAKDWGSSSGSQGREDSVLSYETVTQMEVHYARPIIILGPAKDRANDDLLSEFPDKFGSCVPHTTRPKREYEIDGRDYHFVSSREKMEKDIQAHKFIEAGQYNSHLYGTSVQSVREVAEQGKHCILDVSANAVRRLQAAHLHPIAIFIRPRSLENVLEINKRITEEQARKAFDRATKLEQEFTECFSAIVEGDSFEEIYHKVKRVIEDLSGPYIWVPARERL, encoded by the exons ATGGACTGTCTCTGTATAGTGACAACCAAG AAATACCGCTACCAAGATGAAGACACGCCCCCTCTGGAGCACAGCCCGGCCCACCTCCCCAACCAG GCCAATTCTCCCCCTGTGATTGTCAACACAGATACCCTAGAAGCCCCGGGATAT GAGTTGCAGGTGAACGGGACGGAGGGGGAAATGGAATACGAGGAGATCACGTTGGAAAGG GGTAACTCAGGTCTGGGCTTCAGCATCGCAGGTGGCACTGATAACCCACACATCGGTGACGACCCATCCATTTTCATCACCAAGATCATTCCCGGTGGGGCTGCGGCTCAGGATGGCCGTCTCAG GGTCAACGACAGCATCTTGTTTGTAAATGAAGTGGATGTACGGGAGGTGACCCACTCAGCCGCAGTGGAGGCCCTCAAAGAGGCGGGCTCCATTGTCCGCCTCTACGTCATGCGCCGGAAGCCCCCAGCTGAGAAGCTCATGGAGATCAAGCTCATCAAGGGGCCTAAAG GTCTTGGCTTCAGCATCGCCGGAGGCGTAGGGAACCAGCACATTCCCGGAGATAATAGCATCTATGTAACCAAGATTATTGAAGGGGGTGCTGCCCACAAGGATGGGAGGTTGCAGATTGGAGACAAGATCCTGGCG GTCAACAGTGTGGGGCTGGAGGACGTCATGCATGAGGATGCGGTGGCAGCCCTGAAGAACACGTATGATGTTGTCTACCTAAAGGTGGCCAAGCCCAGCAATGCCTACCTGAGTGACAGCTATGCTCCCCCAGACATCACAACCT CTTATTCCCAGCACCTGGACAACGAGATAAGTCACAGCAGCTACCTGGGCACCGACTACCCCACAGCCatgacccccacctcccctcGGCGCTACTCCCCAGTGGCCAAGGACCTGCTCGGGGAGGAAGACATCCCCCGAGAACCGAGGCGGATCGTCATCCACCGGGGCTCCACGGGCCTGGGCTTCAACATCGTGGGTGGCGAGGATGGGGAAGGCATCTTCATCTCCTTCATCCTGGCCGGGGGCCCTGCGGACCTCAGCGGGGAGCTGCGGAAGGGGGACCAGATCCTCTCG GTCAATGGTGTTGACCTCCGCAATGCCAGCCACGAGCAGGCTGCCATTGCCCTGAAGAATGCGGGGCAGACAGTCACGATCATCGCTCAGTATAAACCGGAAG AGTACAGCCGGTTTGAGGCCAAGATCCATGACCTTCGGGAACAGCTCATGAACAGCAGCCTGGGCTCAGGGACTGCTTCCCTGCGGAGCAACCCCAAAAGGGGTTTCTACATCAG GGCCCTGTTTGACTACGACAAGACCAAGGACTGCGGCTTCCTGAGCCAGGCCCTGAGCTTCCGCTTTGGGGACGTGCTGCATGTCATCGACGCCAGTGATGAGGAGTGGTGGCAGGCGCGGCGGGTCCACTCTGACAGCGAGACCGATGACATCGGCTTTATCCCCAGCAAACGGCG GGTTGAACGACGGGAGTGGTCAAGATTAAAGGCCAAG GACTGGGGCTCCAGCTCTGGATCGCAGG gtCGAGAAGACTCGGTTCTGAGCTACGAGACAGTGACGCAGATGGAAG TGCACTACGCTCGCCCCATCATCATCCTCGGGCCCGCCAAGGACCGCGCCAACGACGACCTGCTCTCCGAGTTCCCCGACAAGTTCGGATCCTGTGTTCCCC ATACCACACGGCCTAAGCGGGAGTATGAGATCGATGGCCGGGATTACCACTTTGTGTCGTCCCGGGAGAAAATGGAGAAGGACATTCAGGCGCACAAGTTCATCGAGGCCGGCCAGTACAACAGCCACCTGTATGGAACCAGCGTCCAGTCCGTGCGCGAGGTGGCCGAGCAG GGGAAGCACTGCATCCTCGATGTCTCGGCCAATGCCGTGCGGCGGCTGCAGGCGGCCCACCTGCACCCTATCGCCATCTTCATCCGCCCCCGCTCCCTGGAGAATGTGCT AGAGATTAATAAGCGGATCACAGAGGAGCAAGCCCGCAAAGCCTTCGACAGAGCCACCAAGCTGGAGCAGGAGTTCACAGAGTGCTTCTCAG CCATCGTGGAGGGCGACAGCTTTGAGGAGATCTACCACAAGGTGAAGCGCGTCATCGAGGACCTCTCAGGCCCCTACATCTGGGTCCCAGCCCGAGAGAGACTCTGA
- the DLG4 gene encoding disks large homolog 4 isoform X2, whose protein sequence is MDCLCIVTTKKYRYQDEDTPPLEHSPAHLPNQVNAPELVHVAERNLSHLEAVQGVVGHAHFSPLKANSPPVIVNTDTLEAPGYVNGTEGEMEYEEITLERGNSGLGFSIAGGTDNPHIGDDPSIFITKIIPGGAAAQDGRLRVNDSILFVNEVDVREVTHSAAVEALKEAGSIVRLYVMRRKPPAEKLMEIKLIKGPKGLGFSIAGGVGNQHIPGDNSIYVTKIIEGGAAHKDGRLQIGDKILAVNSVGLEDVMHEDAVAALKNTYDVVYLKVAKPSNAYLSDSYAPPDITTSYSQHLDNEISHSSYLGTDYPTAMTPTSPRRYSPVAKDLLGEEDIPREPRRIVIHRGSTGLGFNIVGGEDGEGIFISFILAGGPADLSGELRKGDQILSVNGVDLRNASHEQAAIALKNAGQTVTIIAQYKPEEYSRFEAKIHDLREQLMNSSLGSGTASLRSNPKRGFYIRALFDYDKTKDCGFLSQALSFRFGDVLHVIDASDEEWWQARRVHSDSETDDIGFIPSKRRVERREWSRLKAKDWGSSSGSQGREDSVLSYETVTQMEVHYARPIIILGPAKDRANDDLLSEFPDKFGSCVPHTTRPKREYEIDGRDYHFVSSREKMEKDIQAHKFIEAGQYNSHLYGTSVQSVREVAEQGKHCILDVSANAVRRLQAAHLHPIAIFIRPRSLENVLEINKRITEEQARKAFDRATKLEQEFTECFSAIVEGDSFEEIYHKVKRVIEDLSGPYIWVPARERL, encoded by the exons ATGGACTGTCTCTGTATAGTGACAACCAAG AAATACCGCTACCAAGATGAAGACACGCCCCCTCTGGAGCACAGCCCGGCCCACCTCCCCAACCAGGTAAACGCCCCCGAGCTGGTGCACGTGGCGGAGAGGAACTTGTCCCACCTCGAGGCCGTCCAAGGGGTCGTGGGCCACGCCCACTTCTCCCCCCTCAAG GCCAATTCTCCCCCTGTGATTGTCAACACAGATACCCTAGAAGCCCCGGGATAT GTGAACGGGACGGAGGGGGAAATGGAATACGAGGAGATCACGTTGGAAAGG GGTAACTCAGGTCTGGGCTTCAGCATCGCAGGTGGCACTGATAACCCACACATCGGTGACGACCCATCCATTTTCATCACCAAGATCATTCCCGGTGGGGCTGCGGCTCAGGATGGCCGTCTCAG GGTCAACGACAGCATCTTGTTTGTAAATGAAGTGGATGTACGGGAGGTGACCCACTCAGCCGCAGTGGAGGCCCTCAAAGAGGCGGGCTCCATTGTCCGCCTCTACGTCATGCGCCGGAAGCCCCCAGCTGAGAAGCTCATGGAGATCAAGCTCATCAAGGGGCCTAAAG GTCTTGGCTTCAGCATCGCCGGAGGCGTAGGGAACCAGCACATTCCCGGAGATAATAGCATCTATGTAACCAAGATTATTGAAGGGGGTGCTGCCCACAAGGATGGGAGGTTGCAGATTGGAGACAAGATCCTGGCG GTCAACAGTGTGGGGCTGGAGGACGTCATGCATGAGGATGCGGTGGCAGCCCTGAAGAACACGTATGATGTTGTCTACCTAAAGGTGGCCAAGCCCAGCAATGCCTACCTGAGTGACAGCTATGCTCCCCCAGACATCACAACCT CTTATTCCCAGCACCTGGACAACGAGATAAGTCACAGCAGCTACCTGGGCACCGACTACCCCACAGCCatgacccccacctcccctcGGCGCTACTCCCCAGTGGCCAAGGACCTGCTCGGGGAGGAAGACATCCCCCGAGAACCGAGGCGGATCGTCATCCACCGGGGCTCCACGGGCCTGGGCTTCAACATCGTGGGTGGCGAGGATGGGGAAGGCATCTTCATCTCCTTCATCCTGGCCGGGGGCCCTGCGGACCTCAGCGGGGAGCTGCGGAAGGGGGACCAGATCCTCTCG GTCAATGGTGTTGACCTCCGCAATGCCAGCCACGAGCAGGCTGCCATTGCCCTGAAGAATGCGGGGCAGACAGTCACGATCATCGCTCAGTATAAACCGGAAG AGTACAGCCGGTTTGAGGCCAAGATCCATGACCTTCGGGAACAGCTCATGAACAGCAGCCTGGGCTCAGGGACTGCTTCCCTGCGGAGCAACCCCAAAAGGGGTTTCTACATCAG GGCCCTGTTTGACTACGACAAGACCAAGGACTGCGGCTTCCTGAGCCAGGCCCTGAGCTTCCGCTTTGGGGACGTGCTGCATGTCATCGACGCCAGTGATGAGGAGTGGTGGCAGGCGCGGCGGGTCCACTCTGACAGCGAGACCGATGACATCGGCTTTATCCCCAGCAAACGGCG GGTTGAACGACGGGAGTGGTCAAGATTAAAGGCCAAG GACTGGGGCTCCAGCTCTGGATCGCAGG gtCGAGAAGACTCGGTTCTGAGCTACGAGACAGTGACGCAGATGGAAG TGCACTACGCTCGCCCCATCATCATCCTCGGGCCCGCCAAGGACCGCGCCAACGACGACCTGCTCTCCGAGTTCCCCGACAAGTTCGGATCCTGTGTTCCCC ATACCACACGGCCTAAGCGGGAGTATGAGATCGATGGCCGGGATTACCACTTTGTGTCGTCCCGGGAGAAAATGGAGAAGGACATTCAGGCGCACAAGTTCATCGAGGCCGGCCAGTACAACAGCCACCTGTATGGAACCAGCGTCCAGTCCGTGCGCGAGGTGGCCGAGCAG GGGAAGCACTGCATCCTCGATGTCTCGGCCAATGCCGTGCGGCGGCTGCAGGCGGCCCACCTGCACCCTATCGCCATCTTCATCCGCCCCCGCTCCCTGGAGAATGTGCT AGAGATTAATAAGCGGATCACAGAGGAGCAAGCCCGCAAAGCCTTCGACAGAGCCACCAAGCTGGAGCAGGAGTTCACAGAGTGCTTCTCAG CCATCGTGGAGGGCGACAGCTTTGAGGAGATCTACCACAAGGTGAAGCGCGTCATCGAGGACCTCTCAGGCCCCTACATCTGGGTCCCAGCCCGAGAGAGACTCTGA